The Streptomyces europaeiscabiei genome window below encodes:
- the rpsA gene encoding 30S ribosomal protein S1, translating into MTSSTEITATTPQVAVNDIGDEEAFLAAIDETIKYFNDGDIVDGVIVKVDRDEVLLDIGYKTEGVIPSRELSIKHDVDPNEVVKVGDEIEALVLQKEDKEGRLILSKKRAQYERAWGTIEKIKEEDGIVTGTVIEVVKGGLILDIGLRGFLPASLVEMRRVRDLQPYVGKELEAKIIELDKNRNNVVLSRRAWLEQTQSEVRQTFLTTLQKGQVRSGVVSSIVNFGAFVDLGGVDGLVHVSELSWKHIDHPSEVVEVGQEVTVEVLDVDMDRERVSLSLKATQEDPWQQFARTHQIGQVVPGKVTKLVPFGAFVRVDEGIEGLVHISELAERHVEIPEQVVQVNDEIFVKVIDIDLERRRISLSLKQANEAFGADPATVDFDPTLYGMAASYDDQGNYIYPEGFDPETNDWLEGFESQREVWETQYAEAQTRFEQHQAQVIKSREADAAAAAEGGDSAGAAPAASGGGSSYSSEGADTSGALASDEALAALREKLAGGQS; encoded by the coding sequence ATGACGAGCAGCACCGAGATCACCGCCACCACCCCGCAGGTTGCGGTCAACGACATCGGTGACGAGGAAGCATTCCTCGCCGCTATCGACGAGACGATCAAGTACTTCAACGATGGCGACATCGTCGACGGCGTCATCGTCAAGGTTGACCGGGACGAGGTTCTCCTCGACATCGGTTACAAGACCGAAGGTGTCATCCCGAGCCGTGAGCTCTCGATCAAGCACGACGTCGACCCGAACGAGGTCGTCAAGGTCGGCGACGAGATCGAAGCCCTTGTTCTCCAGAAGGAGGACAAGGAAGGCCGCCTGATCCTCTCGAAGAAGCGCGCCCAGTACGAGCGCGCCTGGGGCACCATCGAGAAGATCAAGGAAGAGGACGGCATCGTCACCGGTACCGTCATCGAGGTCGTCAAGGGTGGTCTCATCCTCGACATCGGCCTCCGTGGCTTCCTGCCGGCGTCCCTCGTCGAGATGCGTCGTGTCCGCGACCTCCAGCCCTACGTGGGCAAGGAGCTCGAGGCGAAGATCATCGAGCTGGACAAGAACCGCAACAACGTGGTTCTGTCCCGCCGTGCCTGGCTCGAGCAGACCCAGTCCGAGGTGCGCCAGACGTTCCTCACGACCCTGCAGAAGGGTCAGGTCCGCTCCGGCGTCGTCTCCTCGATCGTCAACTTCGGTGCCTTCGTGGACCTGGGTGGCGTCGACGGTCTCGTGCACGTCTCCGAGCTCTCCTGGAAGCACATCGACCACCCCTCCGAGGTTGTCGAGGTCGGCCAGGAAGTCACCGTCGAGGTCCTCGACGTCGACATGGACCGCGAGCGTGTCTCCCTGTCGCTGAAGGCGACGCAGGAAGACCCGTGGCAGCAGTTCGCCCGGACGCACCAGATCGGTCAGGTCGTCCCGGGTAAGGTCACGAAGCTGGTTCCGTTCGGTGCGTTCGTCCGCGTGGACGAGGGCATCGAGGGTCTGGTCCACATCTCCGAGCTGGCCGAGCGCCACGTGGAGATCCCGGAGCAGGTCGTCCAGGTCAACGACGAGATCTTCGTCAAGGTCATCGACATCGACCTCGAGCGTCGTCGCATCAGCCTCTCGCTGAAGCAGGCCAACGAGGCCTTCGGTGCCGACCCGGCCACGGTCGACTTCGACCCGACGCTGTACGGCATGGCCGCGTCGTACGACGACCAGGGCAACTACATCTACCCCGAGGGCTTCGACCCCGAGACCAACGACTGGCTCGAGGGCTTCGAGTCCCAGCGTGAGGTGTGGGAGACCCAGTACGCCGAGGCGCAGACGCGCTTCGAGCAGCACCAGGCCCAGGTCATCAAGTCCCGCGAGGCCGACGCCGCCGCCGCGGCCGAGGGCGGCGACTCCGCGGGTGCGGCTCCGGCCGCGAGCGGCGGTGGCTCGTCGTACTCCTCCGAGGGCGCGGACACCTCCGGTGCCCTGGCTTCGGACGAGGCCCTGGCTGCCCTTCGCGAGAAGCTGGCCGGCGGCCAGAGCTGA
- a CDS encoding class I SAM-dependent methyltransferase: MREGAHPGRNAANPAQNLSREATQAWETPFVTPPERVGPRRLRKSTTREPIIQEPVVHEAAETHGAPGAPEADESEATRREAGMTESSRANRGWWDRNADEYQIEHGTFLGDDRFVWGPEGLDEVEAELLGPPEELKGKDVLEIGAGAAQCARWLAAQGARPVALDLSHRQLQHALRIGGSFPLVCADAGDLPFADGSFDLACSAYGALPFVATPVRVLREVRRVLRPGGRFVFSVTHPIRWAFPDEPGPEGLSVSGSYFDRTPYVEQDEEGRAVYVEHHRTIGDRVRDVVAAGLRLVDLVEPEWPAWNTSEWGGWSPLRGNLIPGSAIFVCERD, encoded by the coding sequence ATGCGCGAAGGCGCACACCCGGGGCGGAACGCCGCAAACCCGGCACAAAACCTGTCCCGTGAGGCCACGCAGGCCTGGGAGACCCCTTTCGTGACACCACCGGAGCGGGTCGGGCCACGCAGGTTACGGAAGAGTACGACGAGGGAGCCGATCATCCAAGAGCCTGTAGTCCACGAAGCCGCCGAGACCCACGGGGCCCCCGGCGCACCCGAGGCCGACGAATCGGAGGCCACCCGGCGCGAGGCCGGGATGACGGAGAGTTCCCGGGCCAACCGGGGCTGGTGGGACCGGAACGCCGACGAGTACCAGATCGAGCACGGCACGTTCCTCGGCGACGACCGTTTCGTCTGGGGCCCGGAAGGGCTCGACGAGGTGGAGGCGGAACTGCTGGGGCCGCCCGAGGAACTGAAGGGCAAGGACGTCCTGGAGATCGGCGCAGGTGCCGCGCAGTGTGCGCGCTGGCTGGCCGCCCAGGGGGCCCGTCCGGTCGCCCTGGACCTCTCCCACCGCCAGCTCCAGCACGCCCTGCGCATCGGGGGATCGTTCCCTCTGGTGTGCGCCGACGCCGGCGACCTGCCCTTCGCGGACGGCTCCTTCGACCTGGCGTGCTCGGCGTACGGGGCGCTGCCCTTCGTCGCCACCCCCGTGCGGGTGCTGCGGGAGGTCCGCCGCGTCCTTCGCCCCGGCGGCCGCTTCGTCTTCTCGGTGACCCATCCGATCCGCTGGGCCTTCCCCGACGAGCCCGGCCCGGAGGGCCTGTCCGTCTCCGGCTCCTACTTCGACCGCACGCCGTACGTGGAACAGGACGAGGAGGGGCGGGCCGTGTACGTCGAGCACCACAGGACGATCGGCGACCGCGTGCGGGACGTCGTGGCGGCCGGCCTGAGGCTGGTCGACCTGGTGGAGCCGGAGTGGCCCGCCTGGAACACCTCCGAGTGGGGCGGGTGGTCCCCGCTGCGCGGGAACCTGATCCCGGGGTCGGCGATCTTCGTGTGCGAGCGGGACTGA
- the hrpB gene encoding ATP-dependent helicase HrpB, which yields MIRYDALDALPVRAALPALDDALEGHGTAVLVAPPGTGKTTLVPLALAGLLDGGPVRRVVVAEPRRIAARAAARRMAWLLGEKVGGSVGYTVRGERVVGPRARVEVVTTGVLLQRLQRDQELPGVDVVVLDECHERHLDADTVAAFLLDVREALRPELRLVAASATTDAEGWARLLGGAPVVAAEGVSYPVEVVWAPPPRPVRPPHGMRVDPAALSHVASVVRRALAERRGDVLCFLPGVGEIARVAGQLGGLGDVDVLQVHGRAPAAVQDAVLAGGERRRVVLATSVAESSLTVPGVRVVVDSGLAREPRVDHARGLSALTTVRASQAAGRQRAGRAGREAPGAVYRCWTEAEDVRLPRFPSPEIKVADLTAFALQAACWGEPDASGLALLDPPPSGAMAAAQSVLSAIGAVSPTGHATDRGVRMSRLGLHPRLARALLDATPKVGAERAAEIVALLSEEPPREYGDDLTAALRAARRGGDAYAARWRTEVRRLRTASAPVPAAEVAGVGGGSRPAATEGAAGGRAGAGEEWGVGVVVALAFPERVAWGGKGSFLMVSGTRAEVAEASGLRGVPWIAVAVADRAVGAGHARVRLGVAIDEGVAREAAAPLHSRGEEVVWRDGDVVTRRVERLGAVELAVRPLREAAPGLVREALLEGLRVEGLGLLRWSQDAARLRERLSFLCARLGAPWPDVSDSALHARVEEWLEPELSRARRRADLGRIDAGEALKRLLPWATGDAVRLDELAPERIEVPSGSRVRVDYARPEQPVLAVKLQEMFGLRESPVLAGVPVLVHLLSPAGRPAAVTADLASFWRDGYKAVRAELRGRYPRHPWPEDPATAEPTRYTNARLRR from the coding sequence GTGATCCGTTACGACGCCCTGGACGCGCTGCCCGTGCGCGCTGCCCTGCCCGCTCTGGACGACGCTCTGGAGGGACACGGCACCGCCGTCCTCGTCGCGCCACCCGGTACCGGCAAGACCACGCTGGTGCCGCTGGCCCTGGCGGGACTGCTGGACGGCGGGCCGGTACGGCGGGTGGTCGTCGCCGAGCCTCGGCGGATCGCGGCGCGGGCGGCGGCGCGGCGGATGGCGTGGCTGCTGGGCGAGAAGGTCGGCGGGAGCGTCGGTTACACCGTGCGCGGCGAACGGGTCGTCGGGCCACGTGCGCGCGTGGAGGTCGTCACGACGGGTGTACTGCTGCAGCGGTTGCAGCGGGACCAGGAGTTGCCGGGCGTCGACGTCGTGGTGCTCGACGAGTGCCACGAACGGCATCTGGACGCCGACACGGTGGCGGCGTTCCTGCTCGACGTGCGGGAGGCGCTGCGGCCCGAGCTGCGGCTGGTGGCGGCGTCGGCGACGACGGACGCGGAGGGCTGGGCGCGACTGCTGGGCGGGGCGCCTGTGGTCGCGGCGGAGGGGGTGTCGTACCCGGTCGAGGTGGTGTGGGCGCCGCCGCCCCGTCCGGTACGGCCGCCGCACGGGATGCGGGTGGACCCGGCGGCGCTGTCACATGTGGCGTCGGTGGTGCGGCGGGCGCTGGCCGAGCGGCGGGGGGACGTCCTCTGTTTCCTGCCCGGGGTGGGCGAGATCGCACGTGTGGCCGGGCAGTTGGGGGGTCTCGGTGACGTGGACGTGCTCCAGGTGCACGGGCGGGCGCCGGCTGCCGTGCAGGACGCGGTGCTGGCGGGCGGGGAGCGGCGCCGGGTGGTCCTTGCGACCTCGGTGGCGGAGTCCTCGCTGACGGTGCCCGGGGTGCGGGTGGTCGTCGACTCCGGGCTGGCGCGGGAGCCGCGCGTCGACCACGCGCGGGGGCTCAGCGCGCTGACGACGGTACGGGCCTCGCAGGCGGCCGGGCGGCAACGCGCCGGGCGAGCCGGGCGCGAGGCCCCCGGCGCGGTCTACCGGTGCTGGACGGAGGCCGAGGACGTCCGTCTGCCGCGCTTCCCCTCGCCGGAGATCAAGGTGGCCGACCTGACCGCCTTCGCCCTCCAGGCGGCCTGCTGGGGCGAGCCGGACGCCTCCGGGCTCGCCCTTCTGGACCCGCCCCCGAGCGGGGCGATGGCCGCGGCCCAGAGCGTCCTGTCCGCGATCGGCGCGGTCTCCCCCACCGGGCACGCCACGGACCGGGGTGTACGCATGTCCCGTCTCGGTCTGCACCCCCGGCTGGCCCGCGCCCTCCTGGACGCGACGCCGAAGGTGGGGGCCGAGCGGGCTGCCGAGATCGTCGCGTTGCTGAGCGAGGAGCCCCCGCGGGAGTACGGCGACGACCTCACCGCCGCGCTACGGGCCGCCCGGCGCGGGGGCGACGCCTACGCGGCTCGCTGGCGCACGGAGGTCCGGCGCCTGCGGACCGCGTCGGCGCCCGTTCCTGCGGCGGAGGTCGCCGGGGTGGGTGGTGGTTCCCGGCCCGCCGCGACGGAGGGCGCGGCCGGTGGGCGGGCGGGTGCCGGGGAGGAGTGGGGGGTCGGGGTCGTGGTGGCGCTCGCGTTTCCGGAGCGGGTGGCGTGGGGCGGCAAGGGGTCGTTCCTGATGGTCTCCGGGACTCGGGCCGAGGTGGCGGAGGCGTCCGGGTTGCGGGGGGTGCCCTGGATCGCCGTGGCGGTCGCCGATCGGGCGGTGGGGGCGGGCCACGCGCGCGTGCGGCTCGGGGTCGCCATCGACGAGGGGGTCGCCCGGGAGGCGGCCGCGCCTCTCCACAGTCGGGGCGAGGAGGTCGTCTGGAGGGACGGGGACGTCGTTACCCGGCGGGTGGAGCGGCTGGGGGCCGTGGAGTTGGCGGTGCGGCCGTTGCGGGAGGCGGCGCCCGGCCTCGTACGGGAGGCGTTGCTGGAAGGGCTGCGGGTCGAGGGGCTCGGGCTGTTGCGGTGGTCCCAGGACGCCGCGCGGTTGCGGGAGCGGCTGAGCTTTCTGTGTGCCCGGCTCGGAGCGCCCTGGCCCGACGTGTCCGACAGTGCCCTGCACGCGCGCGTGGAGGAGTGGCTGGAGCCGGAGTTGAGCCGGGCCCGGCGGCGGGCGGACCTCGGGCGGATCGATGCCGGGGAGGCGCTGAAGAGGCTGTTGCCGTGGGCCACGGGGGACGCCGTACGGCTGGACGAGCTGGCGCCCGAGCGGATCGAGGTGCCGAGCGGGTCCCGGGTGCGGGTCGACTACGCGCGGCCCGAACAACCGGTGCTGGCGGTGAAGCTGCAGGAGATGTTCGGGCTGCGGGAGTCGCCCGTACTGGCCGGGGTGCCCGTGCTGGTGCATCTGCTGTCCCCCGCCGGGCGGCCCGCCGCCGTGACCGCCGACCTCGCCTCGTTCTGGAGGGACGGATACAAGGCCGTACGGGCGGAGTTGCGCGGGCGGTATCCCCGGCATCCGTGGCCGGAGGACCCGGCGACGGCCGAGCCCACCCGGTACACGAACGCGCGGCTCAGGCGTTGA
- a CDS encoding DUF3068 domain-containing protein has translation MRRRAGLILLALAVFFTALSPLLRWYAFPNLAKIPANQYQDMVLEAKDATLLDYGTMTAKTVPEVTIVQTLKGNVEASEEIEKNTDRDVVVWDGLSYVQGPDGKMVSRIPERYIFDAHTQEPVHAKGEMVDGDPVKREGLEFKWPFLTEKRDYEYFDAQARITAPIHYKGTQDFRGVEVYYFEQTIPWTEVPFPRTMPVEGITRETVAGTGTTRWYTTVRKFWVEPVTGAPVYGEEIHKEELRGGALLGDREKVTAFAGHVKMREDYIEHTVDLVKSQRLLVLLMTSYLPWGFLGLGILLLALSLYVEARGRGRGEPESSRPPASEPVNA, from the coding sequence ATGCGCCGTAGGGCCGGTCTGATCCTGCTCGCGCTCGCCGTGTTCTTCACCGCCCTGTCCCCACTGCTGCGCTGGTACGCCTTCCCGAACCTGGCCAAGATCCCGGCGAACCAGTACCAGGACATGGTCCTGGAGGCGAAGGACGCGACCCTCCTCGACTACGGCACGATGACCGCGAAAACGGTGCCCGAGGTCACCATCGTGCAGACCCTCAAGGGCAACGTGGAGGCCTCCGAGGAGATCGAGAAGAACACCGACCGGGACGTCGTCGTCTGGGACGGCCTGTCGTACGTCCAGGGCCCGGACGGCAAGATGGTCTCCAGGATCCCCGAGCGCTACATCTTCGACGCCCACACCCAGGAACCCGTGCACGCCAAGGGCGAGATGGTCGACGGCGACCCCGTGAAACGGGAGGGTCTGGAATTCAAGTGGCCCTTCCTCACGGAGAAGAGGGACTACGAGTACTTCGACGCCCAGGCCCGGATCACCGCCCCCATCCACTACAAGGGCACCCAGGACTTCCGGGGAGTCGAGGTCTACTACTTCGAGCAGACCATCCCCTGGACCGAGGTCCCCTTCCCCCGCACCATGCCCGTCGAGGGCATCACCCGGGAGACGGTCGCCGGGACGGGCACGACCCGCTGGTACACCACCGTCCGCAAGTTCTGGGTGGAGCCCGTCACCGGAGCCCCCGTCTACGGCGAGGAGATCCACAAGGAGGAACTCCGCGGCGGCGCGCTCCTGGGCGACCGCGAGAAGGTGACCGCCTTCGCCGGCCACGTGAAGATGCGCGAGGACTACATCGAGCACACCGTCGACCTGGTCAAGTCCCAGCGCCTGCTCGTCCTCCTCATGACGTCCTACCTGCCCTGGGGTTTCCTCGGCCTCGGCATCCTGCTCCTCGCCCTCTCCCTCTACGTCGAGGCCCGCGGCCGCGGGCGCGGCGAACCGGAGTCCAGCAGGCCCCCGGCCTCCGAGCCGGTCAACGCCTGA
- a CDS encoding SPW_0924 family protein, translating to MRALIAAATGLALAFALVFTITALGSPTGETSPKPLLTTVPAHP from the coding sequence ATGCGCGCCCTGATCGCCGCCGCGACCGGTCTCGCCCTCGCCTTCGCCCTGGTGTTCACGATCACGGCGCTGGGCTCACCGACGGGGGAGACGTCACCGAAGCCGTTGCTGACGACGGTCCCCGCACATCCATAG
- a CDS encoding lytic transglycosylase domain-containing protein: MAAQFGLRLRKGAATTALAAATVAALAASQAPGVTTDSAGRQAAGAPSPEMSTLADDTASGNSRYYTDLPPLDSPNPTTGTGDTSGTTGGSERGIPATVLDAYKKAEASLRESKPGCNLPWQLLAAIGKVESGQASGGRVDAEGTTIGKKILGPPLNGNGFANISDTDNGAYDDDTTHDRAVGPMQFIPSTWEWAGRDGNDDGAKDPNNVYDAALAAGHYLCRFDWDLSNDANLRSAILSYNNSTEYYNTVMTWLEYYRKGTHEIPDGTGSLPETPSGGNSNNTGNGNGGNGNGNGTSTPNPSPTPPKTDKPSTEEPSGGGTTTPPPPATTPPSTPATPTDTVHHLENAGAANLTAMAGDTFTGKLAARTETKAGKAVAKVRVRFTIAGDTDTTFTGGEKVATVITNSVGKATAPALVAGEKTGAVTVRATVVGRSVTALEHKVTVTARRADALARTGTTALTCVPNGEFAEQVEVKATYRGEVADKVAVKATLVKSLVDLTENDKGPYFQGADGKPVRTLALETGTDGLLKLPKLYSDDATGTFLLHVETEGGATLTLELKVEAPAESAEPTETAGPVTPSPSES, translated from the coding sequence ATGGCGGCGCAGTTCGGTTTGAGGCTCCGCAAGGGGGCGGCCACGACCGCCCTGGCCGCGGCCACGGTAGCGGCGCTCGCCGCCTCCCAGGCCCCGGGAGTGACCACCGACAGTGCGGGCAGACAGGCCGCGGGCGCGCCGTCGCCGGAGATGAGCACCCTGGCCGACGACACCGCCTCGGGCAACTCGCGCTACTACACGGACCTTCCGCCCCTCGACAGCCCCAACCCGACGACGGGTACGGGTGACACCTCGGGCACGACGGGCGGCTCCGAGCGCGGTATACCCGCGACCGTCCTCGACGCCTACAAGAAGGCCGAGGCGTCCCTGCGCGAGTCCAAGCCCGGCTGCAACCTGCCCTGGCAACTCCTCGCAGCCATCGGCAAGGTGGAGTCCGGTCAGGCCAGTGGCGGCCGTGTCGACGCCGAGGGCACCACGATCGGCAAGAAGATCCTCGGCCCCCCGCTCAACGGCAACGGCTTCGCCAACATCAGCGACACCGACAACGGCGCGTACGACGACGACACCACGCACGACCGGGCGGTCGGCCCGATGCAGTTCATCCCCTCCACCTGGGAGTGGGCGGGCCGCGACGGCAACGACGACGGCGCCAAGGACCCCAACAACGTCTACGACGCGGCCCTCGCCGCCGGCCACTACCTGTGCCGCTTCGACTGGGACCTGTCGAACGACGCCAACCTGCGCAGCGCGATCCTCAGCTACAACAACTCGACGGAGTACTACAACACCGTCATGACGTGGCTGGAGTACTACCGCAAGGGCACCCACGAGATCCCGGACGGCACCGGCTCCCTGCCCGAGACGCCCAGCGGCGGCAACAGCAACAACACCGGCAACGGCAATGGCGGAAACGGCAACGGCAACGGCACCTCCACGCCGAACCCCAGCCCCACGCCGCCGAAGACGGACAAGCCGAGCACCGAAGAGCCGTCCGGCGGCGGCACCACCACCCCGCCCCCGCCCGCCACCACGCCGCCCTCGACGCCGGCCACCCCCACCGACACGGTGCACCACCTGGAGAACGCGGGCGCGGCGAACCTCACGGCCATGGCCGGCGACACCTTCACCGGCAAACTCGCCGCCCGCACGGAGACCAAGGCGGGCAAGGCCGTGGCGAAGGTCCGGGTCCGCTTCACGATCGCCGGTGACACCGACACCACCTTCACCGGTGGCGAGAAGGTCGCGACCGTCATCACCAACAGCGTGGGCAAGGCCACCGCCCCCGCACTCGTGGCAGGCGAGAAGACCGGCGCCGTCACGGTCCGCGCCACCGTCGTGGGCCGCTCCGTGACCGCCCTCGAGCACAAGGTCACCGTCACCGCCCGCCGGGCCGACGCCCTCGCCCGCACCGGCACCACCGCGCTGACCTGCGTCCCGAACGGCGAGTTCGCGGAGCAGGTCGAGGTCAAGGCCACCTACCGGGGCGAGGTCGCCGACAAGGTCGCCGTCAAGGCGACCCTCGTCAAGTCGCTCGTCGACCTCACCGAGAACGACAAGGGCCCCTACTTCCAGGGTGCGGACGGCAAGCCCGTACGCACCCTCGCCCTGGAGACCGGGACCGATGGCCTCCTCAAGCTTCCGAAGCTGTACTCGGACGACGCCACCGGCACGTTCCTGCTCCACGTCGAGACCGAGGGCGGCGCGACCCTCACGCTCGAACTGAAGGTGGAGGCGCCCGCAGAGTCGGCCGAGCCGACGGAGACGGCCGGGCCGGTGACGCCGAGCCCCAGCGAGTCCTAG
- a CDS encoding DUF4184 family protein: protein MPFTLSHAAAVLPALRGDGTGRGLLVPSVLVAGSFAPDMTYYVASVLPEAMEFGDVTHSFAGVFTVDVLVTWALVGLWLVLREPLVALLPRRRQGRVAALVRCGAGTRRFSYSLALWWYVSAALGSLTHVVWDAFTHLDRWGMRLFPVLGEEIAGSPLYWYLQYGGSAVAAVVIAVFVVLALRRQPAVEPVGVPVLSSADRWVAGAVIGGCALVAAVQRVARWWAHWGSVAKPYEVIPTVCFGAGAGLVAGVVLYGVGVRARRPAPAAAAPAVDAEADSSVRR, encoded by the coding sequence TTGCCCTTCACGCTCAGCCACGCGGCCGCCGTACTGCCCGCCCTGCGAGGGGACGGGACGGGGCGCGGACTCCTGGTGCCGTCGGTGCTCGTCGCCGGTTCGTTCGCGCCCGACATGACCTACTACGTGGCGAGTGTCCTGCCCGAGGCCATGGAGTTCGGCGATGTCACGCACTCCTTCGCCGGAGTCTTCACCGTCGACGTCCTCGTCACCTGGGCGCTGGTCGGGCTGTGGCTGGTACTCCGCGAACCGCTGGTCGCGCTGCTGCCGAGGCGGCGGCAGGGGCGGGTGGCCGCGCTGGTGCGCTGTGGGGCGGGAACACGGCGCTTCAGTTACTCGCTGGCCCTGTGGTGGTACGTCTCCGCCGCCCTCGGTTCGCTCACCCATGTCGTCTGGGACGCGTTCACCCATCTCGACCGGTGGGGGATGCGGCTGTTCCCCGTCCTCGGCGAGGAGATCGCGGGCTCGCCGCTCTACTGGTACCTCCAGTACGGCGGCTCCGCGGTCGCGGCGGTCGTGATCGCCGTCTTCGTCGTGCTGGCCCTGCGCCGGCAGCCGGCGGTCGAGCCCGTGGGCGTGCCCGTGCTCTCCTCTGCCGACCGGTGGGTGGCGGGCGCCGTCATCGGGGGCTGCGCGCTGGTCGCGGCCGTGCAGCGGGTGGCCCGCTGGTGGGCGCACTGGGGGTCGGTCGCCAAGCCGTACGAGGTGATCCCGACCGTGTGCTTCGGGGCGGGCGCCGGGCTCGTGGCCGGTGTCGTCCTCTACGGCGTCGGCGTCAGGGCGCGGCGCCCGGCTCCCGCCGCTGCGGCGCCCGCAGTCGACGCGGAGGCGGACAGCTCGGTCCGCCGCTGA